A single genomic interval of Oceanithermus profundus DSM 14977 harbors:
- the lysS gene encoding homocitrate synthase → MIEQERKWAIIDSTLREGEQFERAHFSTDDKVEIAKALDAFGIEYLEVTTPVASPQSARDARAVAGLGLSTKVITHIQTRKDAAEAALETGVQGIDLLFGTSKYLRAAHGRDVPRIIEEALEVITFIREQAPGVEVRFSAEDTFRSDEHDLLEIYRAVAPYVDRVGLADTVGVATPRQVYTLVREVRRAIGPEVDIEFHGHNDTGGAIANAFEALEAGATHVDTTILGIGERNGITPLGGFLARMYTVQPDYVRSKYRLEMLPELDRMIARMVGVEIPFNNYITGATAFSHKAGMHLKAIYLNPESYEAYNPEVFGVSRKLIVASRLTGRAAIKKRAEELGLSFGEEELHRLTHRIKELADRGQLTLEELDGILREWVMA, encoded by the coding sequence ATGATCGAGCAGGAACGAAAGTGGGCCATCATCGACTCCACGCTGCGCGAAGGAGAGCAGTTCGAGCGGGCGCATTTCAGCACCGACGACAAGGTGGAGATCGCCAAAGCGCTCGACGCCTTCGGGATCGAGTACCTGGAGGTGACCACCCCGGTGGCCTCGCCCCAATCGGCCCGCGACGCCCGGGCGGTGGCCGGCCTGGGCCTCTCCACGAAGGTCATCACCCACATCCAGACCCGCAAGGACGCCGCCGAGGCGGCGCTGGAAACCGGCGTCCAGGGCATCGACCTGCTCTTCGGCACCAGCAAGTACCTGCGCGCCGCCCACGGCCGCGACGTGCCGCGGATCATCGAGGAGGCGCTCGAGGTCATCACCTTCATTCGCGAACAGGCGCCCGGGGTGGAAGTGCGCTTCTCCGCCGAGGACACCTTCCGCTCCGACGAGCACGATCTGTTGGAGATCTACCGCGCGGTCGCGCCCTACGTGGACCGGGTGGGGCTGGCCGACACCGTCGGCGTGGCCACACCCCGCCAGGTCTACACCCTGGTCCGCGAGGTGCGCCGGGCCATCGGTCCCGAGGTGGACATCGAGTTCCACGGCCACAACGACACCGGCGGCGCCATCGCCAACGCCTTCGAAGCCCTCGAGGCCGGGGCCACCCACGTGGACACGACGATCCTGGGCATCGGCGAGCGCAACGGCATCACCCCGCTGGGCGGTTTCCTGGCGCGGATGTACACCGTCCAGCCCGACTACGTGCGGAGCAAGTACCGCCTGGAGATGCTGCCCGAGCTCGACCGCATGATCGCCCGCATGGTGGGGGTGGAGATCCCCTTCAACAACTACATCACCGGGGCCACGGCCTTCAGCCACAAGGCGGGCATGCACCTGAAGGCCATCTACCTCAACCCCGAGTCCTACGAGGCCTACAACCCCGAGGTCTTCGGGGTGAGCCGCAAGCTGATCGTGGCCAGCCGCCTCACCGGCCGCGCCGCCATCAAGAAGCGGGCCGAGGAGCTGGGGCTCTCCTTCGGCGAGGAGGAACTGCACCGGCTCACCCACCGCATCAAGGAGCTGGCCGACCGCGGGCAGCTTACGCTGGAAGAGCTGGACGGGATCTTGCGGGAGTGGGTGATGGCATGA
- a CDS encoding 3-isopropylmalate dehydratase large subunit — MTLAQAILSHKVGRPVRPGELVVVEVDHAMTIDSIVPTVIDRLEELGARPRHPERVSLVYDHVAPAANVNVAEAQKRGRAWARRTGVNFYEVGRGVCHQVLIEEGVARPGALIVGSDSHSTSYGGVGAFGTGMGATDIALAIASGKTWLRVPESVKVTFRGRPRPGVSAKDAALEMVGRLGADGATYMAVEIHLEGGAEEAFGRSERVTLANLAMEAGAKAGIVAPSGEILDLYEVPDWLRAGQDAVYARKLEIDLTALAPRLAAPFYVDNVHGLGDYAGAEVDFVFVGTCTNGRIEDLRAAAEVLRGRRVAPGTRMLVVPASSRVLQRAMEEGVLQTLIEAGATIGTPGCGPCMGRHMGVAASGERVVSTANRNFKGRMGAADAEVFLASPRTAALAAVLGRIPDEEEVAG, encoded by the coding sequence GTGACCCTCGCCCAGGCCATCCTTTCGCACAAGGTCGGGCGGCCGGTGCGGCCCGGGGAGCTGGTGGTGGTGGAGGTCGATCACGCGATGACGATCGACTCGATCGTGCCCACCGTCATCGACCGGCTGGAAGAGCTGGGCGCCCGGCCGCGCCACCCCGAGCGGGTCTCGCTGGTCTACGACCACGTGGCCCCGGCGGCCAACGTGAACGTGGCTGAGGCGCAGAAGCGCGGCCGCGCGTGGGCGCGGCGCACCGGCGTCAACTTCTACGAGGTCGGCCGCGGCGTCTGCCACCAGGTGCTGATCGAAGAAGGCGTGGCCCGGCCGGGGGCGCTGATCGTGGGTTCCGACTCGCACTCGACCAGCTACGGCGGCGTCGGCGCCTTCGGCACCGGCATGGGGGCGACCGACATCGCCCTGGCCATCGCCAGCGGCAAGACCTGGCTGCGGGTGCCCGAGTCGGTCAAGGTCACCTTCCGCGGCCGGCCGCGGCCGGGGGTGAGCGCCAAGGACGCGGCGCTGGAGATGGTGGGCCGACTGGGGGCCGACGGGGCAACCTACATGGCCGTCGAGATCCACCTGGAAGGCGGCGCCGAGGAGGCCTTCGGGCGTAGCGAGCGGGTGACGCTGGCCAACCTGGCCATGGAGGCCGGGGCCAAGGCCGGGATCGTGGCGCCCTCGGGCGAGATTCTGGACCTTTACGAGGTGCCGGACTGGCTGCGGGCGGGCCAGGACGCGGTCTACGCCCGCAAGCTGGAGATCGACCTGACGGCGCTCGCGCCGCGGCTAGCCGCGCCCTTCTACGTGGACAACGTGCATGGCCTTGGCGACTACGCCGGGGCGGAGGTGGACTTCGTCTTCGTGGGCACCTGCACCAACGGCCGCATCGAGGATCTGCGGGCGGCGGCGGAGGTGCTGCGCGGGCGGCGGGTGGCGCCGGGGACGCGGATGCTGGTGGTGCCGGCCTCGAGCCGGGTGCTGCAGCGGGCGATGGAAGAAGGCGTGTTGCAAACCCTGATCGAGGCCGGGGCGACGATCGGCACCCCCGGCTGCGGCCCCTGCATGGGCCGGCACATGGGGGTGGCCGCCAGCGGCGAGCGGGTGGTCTCGACCGCCAACCGCAACTTCAAGGGGCGGATGGGCGCGGCCGACGCCGAGGTCTTTCTGGCGAGCCCTCGCACCGCGGCGCTGGCGGCGGTGCTGGGCCGCATTCCCGACGAAGAGGAGGTTGCCGGATGA
- a CDS encoding 3-isopropylmalate dehydratase small subunit (catalyzes the formation of homoisocitrate from cis-homoaconitate): MNPTPHAPHPTSRIWLFGDDVNTDDVLPGKYAPFMVGEDVFQNYAFAHLRPEFAREYRPGDLIVAGRNLGLGSSREYAPEALKKLGVRAIVAKSYARIFYRNLVNLGIVPFISEEVVNAAKDGDEVRYDIRTGTLELRGRTYRLEPPPAFLLAALEEGSVLEYFKKHGDFPGVE; this comes from the coding sequence ATGAATCCCACACCCCACGCCCCACATCCCACCTCCCGAATCTGGCTTTTCGGCGACGACGTCAACACCGACGACGTGCTCCCCGGCAAGTACGCCCCCTTCATGGTGGGGGAGGACGTCTTCCAGAACTACGCCTTCGCCCACCTGCGCCCCGAGTTCGCCCGCGAGTACCGGCCGGGCGACCTGATCGTGGCGGGGCGCAACCTGGGGCTGGGCTCGAGCCGCGAGTACGCCCCCGAAGCGCTGAAAAAGCTGGGGGTGCGCGCCATCGTGGCGAAGAGCTACGCCCGCATCTTCTACCGCAACCTGGTCAATCTGGGCATCGTGCCCTTCATCTCGGAGGAGGTGGTGAACGCAGCAAAAGACGGCGACGAGGTACGTTACGACATCCGCACCGGCACCCTGGAGCTCAGGGGGCGCACCTACCGGCTCGAGCCCCCGCCGGCCTTCCTGCTGGCGGCGCTCGAGGAAGGGTCCGTGCTCGAGTACTTCAAGAAGCACGGCGACTTCCCGGGGGTAGAGTGA